TCCAACCGGGGCTACTGTAGATCATAAATTTTTTCGGGAAGTAGTTGATCTAGCTCGTACCTACGATTTTGTTATTGCCCACGACTTGGCCTATTCTGAAGTAAGCTATGATGGGTATAATGCTCCCTCAATTTTCGAAGTTGATGGTGCTCGTGAAGTAGCTGTTGAATTCCATTCTCTTTCTAAAACCTTTAATATGACTGGTTGGAGAGTTGGTTTTGCAGTTGGCAATGAAAAGTTAATCGAGGCTTTGGGTCGGGTGAAAACCAATATAGATTCGGGAATTTTTAACGCTATACAGTGGTCGGGTGTGGAAGCTTTGGGAAGAACTCAGGAAGTACTGGATTGGATTCTCCCAATTTATACCCGCCGTCGTAATCTGGTAGTTGAATCTTTACAAGCTTGTGGATTTGAAGTCGAGAAACCCCGAGCCAGTTTTTATGTATGGGTACCGGTTCCGGTAGGATATACGTCAATGAGTTTTGCTGAACATCTTTTAGAAAGAACCGGTGTGGTGGTAACTCCAGGGACCGGTTTTGGTCAATATGGAGAAGGATATATTCGAATTTCCTTAACTAGCCCGGAAGAAATTTTAACAAAAGCAATGGAAAAAATTCAAAATGAGTTATGAATAAGGGGCAAACTGAAATGAAAATTATTGTCCAAAAATTTGGCGGAACATCGGTTCACACCCCTGAGTTGCGGGAAAAGGCTGCATTAAAGCTAAAAGAAGCTTATGAAGAAGGTTATTCGCCAGTGGCTGTGGTCTCAGCGATGGGGCGAGCTGGGGCACCTTACGCTACTGATACTCTGATTTCTATAGCCAAGACTGAATATGAACATTTAGATTCAAGAAATTTAGATATCTTAATGTCGACCGGAGAAATTATTTCGACGGTGATTATGACCCAAGCTCTCAGAAAATTGGGTTTAAAAGCAGTTGCAGTTACCGGGTGGCAAGCTGGAATTATAACTGATGATCGTTTTGGTGATGCTACCATCAAACGTGTCGAAACCAAAAAAATATTGAGTTACTTAGAAAAAGGGTATATTGCAGTGGTAGCGGGATTTCAGGGGGCATCTGAAGATGGAGAAATCACGACTTTAGGTCGAGGAGGAAGCGATACCTCAGCAGTAATTTTGGGAGTAGCTTTAGAAGCGGAATATGTTGATATTTTTACCGA
The Candidatus Atribacteria bacterium ADurb.Bin276 genome window above contains:
- the dapL gene encoding LL-diaminopimelate aminotransferase gives rise to the protein MDVASRVKNLPPYLFAEIEKKVENMRIQGKEVIDLGIGDPDLPTPEFIIDRLCLEAKKAENHRYPSYRGLSAFRKAAASWYTKRFGVTLNPDREVVSLIGSKEGIAHFAWCIVDPGDIVLASDPGYPVYKISTMLAGGIPLELPLLKKNQFLPDFTSFPESVLKRTKLIYINYPNNPTGATVDHKFFREVVDLARTYDFVIAHDLAYSEVSYDGYNAPSIFEVDGAREVAVEFHSLSKTFNMTGWRVGFAVGNEKLIEALGRVKTNIDSGIFNAIQWSGVEALGRTQEVLDWILPIYTRRRNLVVESLQACGFEVEKPRASFYVWVPVPVGYTSMSFAEHLLERTGVVVTPGTGFGQYGEGYIRISLTSPEEILTKAMEKIQNEL